The Phycisphaeraceae bacterium genome includes a window with the following:
- a CDS encoding NADH-quinone oxidoreductase subunit D, whose amino-acid sequence MAYNLQPLEAFDVDVETTPYIDPEAGTKGDRWTLNFGPQHPATHTTLRIVLELDGERVVRAVPHIGYLHSGFEKLAEELDYNQYVCIASRMNYISPISNDIAWHTAVEKLFGIDLTPRCKAVRTILAELGRIQDHLLCVGTAALDLGAFTGFLYGFNERESIYDIMDYVAGQRYHPDYTRVGGAMADLPDEEMFIKLMKNFLHGAMPKALEDLTGLLNKNRIFRDRTEGVGAISAEDAIAWGLTGPAARASGVRRDLRKDEPYLCYADNWDGMGAKAVDFKVPIATGGDVLSRYLIRLEEIRQSVAIIDQLLDNIPGGPMDVDSDGKMTKPSKAEVYGSIEGLIQHFELVMTNRKWEAPVAEVYAANETANGELGFTIVSDGGPCAWRAKCRAPSFVNYSVFGKLVEGHLLSDVVAVLGSLNIIAAELDR is encoded by the coding sequence ATGGCCTACAACCTCCAGCCCCTCGAAGCCTTCGACGTCGATGTCGAGACCACGCCGTATATCGACCCCGAAGCCGGTACCAAAGGCGACCGCTGGACCCTGAACTTCGGTCCGCAGCACCCCGCGACCCACACCACCCTCCGCATCGTGCTCGAACTCGATGGCGAGCGGGTCGTCCGGGCCGTCCCGCACATCGGCTACCTACACTCGGGCTTCGAGAAACTCGCCGAGGAACTCGATTACAACCAGTACGTCTGCATCGCCAGCCGGATGAACTACATCTCGCCGATCTCCAACGACATCGCCTGGCACACCGCGGTCGAAAAGCTCTTCGGGATCGACCTCACCCCACGCTGCAAGGCGGTCCGCACCATCCTCGCCGAACTGGGCCGGATCCAGGACCACCTGCTGTGCGTCGGCACTGCGGCCCTCGACCTCGGGGCGTTCACCGGTTTTCTCTATGGCTTCAACGAACGCGAGTCCATCTACGACATCATGGACTACGTCGCTGGCCAGCGCTACCACCCCGACTACACCCGTGTTGGCGGGGCCATGGCTGATCTGCCCGATGAGGAAATGTTCATCAAGCTGATGAAGAACTTCCTCCACGGCGCGATGCCCAAGGCACTCGAGGACCTCACCGGCTTGCTCAACAAAAACCGGATCTTCCGCGACCGCACCGAGGGCGTCGGCGCCATCTCGGCCGAGGACGCGATCGCCTGGGGGCTCACAGGGCCTGCGGCTCGTGCCTCGGGCGTGCGTCGCGACCTCCGCAAGGACGAGCCGTATCTCTGCTACGCCGACAACTGGGACGGCATGGGAGCCAAGGCGGTCGACTTCAAAGTCCCCATCGCGACCGGCGGCGACGTGCTGAGCCGCTACCTCATCCGTCTCGAAGAGATCCGGCAATCGGTCGCGATCATCGACCAGCTCCTCGACAACATCCCCGGCGGGCCCATGGACGTTGATTCCGACGGCAAGATGACCAAGCCCTCGAAAGCCGAGGTTTATGGTTCCATTGAAGGCCTGATCCAGCACTTCGAGCTGGTGATGACCAACCGCAAGTGGGAAGCCCCTGTCGCGGAGGTCTACGCCGCCAACGAAACCGCCAACGGCGAACTCGGCTTCACCATCGTGTCCGATGGCGGGCCGTGTGCCTGGCGTGCCAAGTGCCGCGCCCCGAGCTTTGTGAACTACTCCGTCTTCGGCAAGCTCGTCGAGGGACACCTGCTCTCCGACGTGGTCGCTGTCCTCGGCAGCCTGAACATCATCGCCGCCGAACTCGACCGCTGA
- the queG gene encoding tRNA epoxyqueuosine(34) reductase QueG encodes MLYAAIVEHDDTSSTDAATARRLAIRLAQEQGFALVGVTDGQPSSHEAHVRDWIAGGKHGSMGYLKENLQVRLDPGLLLEGCRSMICVADAYEDRVERDPERPGKTARYGAGRDYHKVMKRKLHALADALREHHPDETFRACVDTAPLLEREHAARAGLGWIGKHTLLIHPRHGSYLLLGCLLTTLVIETSGQAGFPEPTVEPEDHCGTCTRCIDACPTGCITPWDVDASRCISYLTIEHRGDFDEEQAGSLDGWIAGCDICQEVCPHNTTEHRVQLPIRDDYAPRDHAKGLDPAAVAQWDESDRLRALSGTALTRLSLEMLQRNAQALLSGGRAPGADESG; translated from the coding sequence GTGCTCTATGCTGCCATCGTGGAGCACGACGACACGAGTTCGACCGACGCGGCAACCGCCAGACGGCTCGCGATACGCCTCGCCCAGGAGCAGGGCTTTGCGCTGGTTGGCGTGACCGATGGCCAGCCTTCATCTCACGAAGCGCATGTGCGGGACTGGATCGCCGGGGGCAAGCACGGGTCGATGGGCTATCTCAAAGAGAATCTTCAGGTCCGCCTGGACCCCGGCCTGTTGCTGGAGGGCTGTCGATCCATGATCTGTGTCGCCGACGCCTACGAGGACCGGGTCGAGCGCGATCCCGAGCGTCCGGGCAAGACCGCACGCTACGGGGCTGGCCGGGATTACCACAAGGTGATGAAACGCAAGCTCCATGCGCTCGCCGATGCGCTCCGTGAGCACCATCCGGATGAGACCTTCCGGGCGTGCGTCGATACCGCCCCACTGCTGGAGCGCGAGCACGCCGCCAGGGCCGGGTTGGGCTGGATCGGTAAGCACACGCTGCTGATTCACCCCCGGCACGGTTCGTATCTGCTGCTGGGATGCCTGCTGACGACGCTGGTGATCGAGACCTCGGGACAAGCGGGGTTTCCAGAGCCGACCGTGGAACCCGAGGACCACTGCGGGACCTGCACCCGGTGCATCGACGCCTGCCCGACCGGCTGCATCACGCCTTGGGATGTCGATGCCTCGCGTTGCATCAGCTACCTGACCATCGAACACCGGGGCGACTTCGACGAGGAGCAGGCGGGCAGCCTCGATGGCTGGATCGCCGGCTGCGACATCTGCCAGGAGGTCTGCCCGCACAACACCACCGAACACCGCGTCCAGCTGCCCATCCGCGACGACTATGCCCCCAGAGATCACGCCAAGGGCCTCGACCCCGCGGCGGTCGCCCAGTGGGACGAATCCGATCGCCTCCGCGCCCTCAGCGGGACAGCGCTCACCAGGCTGTCGCTGGAGATGCTCCAGCGAAACGCCCAAGCACTCCTGAGTGGAGGGCGGGCACCGGGTGCCGACGAGAGTGGATGA